In Amycolatopsis endophytica, the following are encoded in one genomic region:
- a CDS encoding class I SAM-dependent methyltransferase: MTSTHEHPHYGDPHGHHREHDDAGQAEILDLDAEVLAGHIASITAWLPLTTGPRQIVDLGCGTGAGTFALLDRFPEARVTAVDASVGHLQVLREKACARGVQDRVRTVQADLDDDHWPDLGTPELVWASASMHHMARPDRALRSVHDLLAPGGLFAVVELDGFPRFLPADAPEYRPGLEERAHRATDSFHAEHVPHRGADWGPMLAAAGFTVEDERTVTVNIEGNRSEAVGRYAHTSLQRIRGAAAPALSAEDLAAFDELLDPTGPRSILRRDDLAVRTERKVWAARRA, translated from the coding sequence ATGACCTCCACGCACGAACACCCTCACTACGGCGATCCGCACGGCCACCACCGGGAGCACGACGACGCCGGCCAGGCGGAAATCCTCGACCTGGACGCCGAAGTCCTCGCCGGGCACATCGCCTCCATCACCGCCTGGCTGCCGCTGACGACCGGGCCGCGTCAGATCGTGGACCTCGGTTGCGGCACCGGCGCGGGGACCTTCGCGCTCCTCGACCGCTTCCCCGAGGCGCGCGTCACCGCGGTCGACGCTTCCGTCGGCCACCTGCAGGTCCTGCGCGAGAAGGCGTGTGCCCGCGGTGTCCAGGACCGGGTACGCACGGTGCAAGCCGATCTCGACGACGACCACTGGCCCGACCTCGGCACACCGGAGCTGGTGTGGGCGTCGGCGTCGATGCACCACATGGCCCGGCCCGACCGCGCGCTGCGCAGCGTCCACGACCTGCTCGCGCCGGGCGGGCTGTTCGCCGTCGTCGAGCTGGACGGGTTCCCCCGTTTCCTGCCCGCCGACGCCCCCGAGTACCGGCCGGGACTCGAGGAACGCGCCCACCGGGCGACCGACAGCTTCCATGCCGAACACGTCCCGCACCGCGGCGCCGACTGGGGGCCGATGCTGGCCGCCGCCGGGTTCACGGTCGAGGACGAGCGCACCGTCACCGTGAACATCGAGGGCAACCGGAGCGAGGCCGTCGGCCGCTACGCCCACACCAGCCTGCAACGCATCCGCGGCGCCGCCGCACCCGCACTCAGCGCCGAGGACCTCGCCGCCTTCGACGAGCTCCTGGACCCCACCGGCCCGCGCAGCATCCTGCGCCGCGACGACCTCGCCGTGCGGACCGAGCGCAAGGTCTGGGCCGCGCGGCGCGCCTGA
- a CDS encoding IclR family transcriptional regulator, producing the protein MAKSTRSPESARADRGDQADIQAVSRVSQILSLFDPATPRVSTGLVAERLGLNRTTAYRYCTSLVAAGLLERDPDGGYVPGGLLLQLGAFAIGHRRVVSLAPRHMRALARATQNSAVLSLWGLTGPVVSRVEENASAIVVVSVRVGSHLPLDTAQSKVFLAYHADQLSMERLMANLPGPARDELRDDIERVRSLGHCSAMSTPGVVALAAPVFDEYGICASLAIVGPDNTLSMSDDAPELRVIADIARELTHELGGHYLPDDAGRRAV; encoded by the coding sequence GTGGCCAAGTCGACGCGGTCACCGGAGTCCGCGCGGGCGGATCGCGGCGACCAGGCGGACATCCAGGCCGTGAGCCGGGTCAGCCAGATCCTGTCGTTGTTCGACCCGGCCACGCCGCGGGTGAGTACCGGTCTGGTCGCCGAGCGGCTGGGTCTCAACCGCACCACGGCGTACCGCTACTGCACCTCACTCGTCGCGGCGGGCCTGCTCGAACGCGACCCGGACGGCGGTTACGTTCCCGGCGGCCTGTTGCTGCAGCTGGGTGCCTTCGCGATCGGCCACCGGCGGGTGGTGAGCCTGGCTCCGCGGCACATGCGGGCACTGGCCCGCGCCACGCAGAACAGCGCGGTCCTGAGCCTGTGGGGCCTCACCGGGCCGGTGGTGTCCCGCGTCGAGGAGAACGCCTCCGCGATCGTCGTCGTGTCCGTGCGGGTCGGCAGCCACCTCCCGCTGGACACCGCGCAGAGCAAGGTCTTCCTCGCCTATCACGCCGACCAGCTGTCCATGGAACGGCTGATGGCGAACCTGCCCGGCCCCGCACGCGACGAGCTGCGCGACGACATCGAGCGGGTCCGGTCCCTCGGTCACTGCTCGGCGATGAGCACTCCGGGGGTCGTCGCGCTGGCGGCCCCGGTCTTCGACGAGTACGGCATCTGCGCCAGCCTCGCGATCGTGGGGCCCGACAACACGCTCTCGATGTCCGACGACGCGCCCGAGCTGCGGGTGATCGCGGACATCGCCCGCGAGCTGACCCACGAACTGGGGGGTCACTACCTGCCCGACGACGCCGGACGACGGGCGGTTTAG
- a CDS encoding DUF6282 family protein: MTERPAIAAVLDGLVDMHVHSGPSPFPRRFDHVEAAQDGARIGMRAMVAKSHHHNTQMDVLAMKGRLSGVTAQVFGGIALNSTVGGLNPHAVRMCLRMGGKVVWFPTISSGRHIDCHPEDGAFPTTTVPLTLERIDIVDDEGVLKPEVGEILDEIKEQGAVLNGGHMYPEYIRTLFAAAKERGIKRMAVSHPDFVIGADHGMCRELIELGAFVEHEVGMYDPEGTQKWDPKQLLTWIEALGPEHTVLASDFGQASNPKPVDAWLRVSEALLDLGLPEKDLRRMVRDNPAFLLDLDS, translated from the coding sequence ATGACTGAGCGGCCCGCCATCGCCGCCGTCCTCGACGGTCTGGTCGACATGCACGTCCACTCCGGGCCGAGCCCGTTCCCGCGCCGCTTCGACCACGTCGAGGCCGCGCAGGACGGTGCCCGCATCGGGATGCGCGCCATGGTCGCGAAATCCCACCACCACAACACGCAGATGGACGTCCTGGCCATGAAAGGGCGCCTGTCCGGCGTCACGGCACAGGTGTTCGGCGGCATCGCCCTCAACAGCACCGTCGGCGGCCTGAACCCGCACGCCGTACGCATGTGCCTGCGCATGGGCGGCAAGGTCGTCTGGTTCCCGACCATCTCCTCCGGCAGGCACATCGACTGCCACCCCGAGGACGGGGCGTTCCCGACCACCACCGTGCCGCTGACCCTGGAGCGCATCGACATCGTCGACGACGAGGGCGTGCTCAAGCCGGAGGTGGGCGAGATCCTCGACGAGATCAAGGAGCAGGGCGCGGTCCTCAACGGCGGCCACATGTACCCGGAGTACATCCGCACGCTGTTCGCCGCCGCGAAGGAGCGCGGCATCAAGCGCATGGCGGTCAGTCACCCCGACTTCGTGATCGGCGCCGACCACGGCATGTGCCGCGAACTCATCGAACTCGGCGCGTTCGTCGAGCACGAGGTCGGCATGTACGACCCCGAGGGCACGCAGAAGTGGGACCCGAAGCAGTTGCTGACCTGGATCGAGGCACTCGGCCCGGAACACACCGTGCTGGCCTCGGACTTCGGGCAGGCGTCCAACCCGAAACCGGTCGACGCGTGGCTGCGGGTCAGTGAAGCGCTGCTCGACCTCGGCCTGCCGGAGAAGGACCTGCGGCGCATGGTCCGCGACAACCCGGCCTTCCTGCTCGACCTCGACTCCTGA
- a CDS encoding DUF1772 domain-containing protein — protein MLNALGVFTIVVVGVMVGVEFSVAFVINPILDRLPDDGALRGRAHGARMLGALMPVWYLASLALVAARAIAGWRGHGTGLVVTAGALLILGVIMSVLLLVPINNRGRTWTPENRPADWKRQMHRWDRFHYIRVAVIIAAFALLAAAPG, from the coding sequence ATGCTCAACGCACTCGGGGTGTTCACCATCGTGGTCGTCGGGGTGATGGTGGGGGTGGAGTTCTCCGTCGCCTTCGTCATCAACCCGATCCTCGACCGCCTTCCCGATGACGGCGCACTGCGCGGCCGCGCCCACGGGGCCCGGATGCTCGGCGCCCTGATGCCGGTCTGGTACCTCGCCTCGCTCGCCCTCGTCGCGGCCCGTGCCATCGCCGGATGGCGCGGCCACGGCACCGGCCTCGTCGTCACCGCGGGCGCGCTGCTGATCCTTGGCGTGATCATGTCGGTGCTGCTGCTCGTGCCGATCAACAACCGGGGCAGGACGTGGACCCCGGAGAACCGGCCCGCCGACTGGAAGCGGCAGATGCACCGCTGGGACCGCTTCCACTACATCCGCGTCGCCGTCATCATCGCCGCCTTCGCCCTGCTGGCCGCCGCGCCCGGCTGA
- a CDS encoding MFS transporter has protein sequence MSTPPPAADPREAALASPGPAHGPDSAKVRAAVRGGTLAYFVDQFDIYLPIVVLAPATAYFQSANLSAGTVALLSSLVFASTLIGRPLGAVIFGHFADTVGRKRTTLVAVGGFGFLTLATACLPGHETIGMWSVGLLIALRFVDGIFLGGEYTTAVPLAMEWSPRHKRGLYASVITSTSPAAYAVIAAITLLLLQLLPSQGLHSAYVQWGWRIPFVVGALLAAVLFRYYLKQVHEPPAAANGERHKLPLLRLLTRYPRALAQVFVLMTGTWLATNMEAAVTPAQLKEHLMLSSKEVTLTMLVVNASAALCYPLFGLLSQRIGRRRFYIGYGLAVIVVGAGSYTLLMTSDGGLGTALGWGAMIGIFTVGTFGPIAAYLTERFPASIRSTAYGVGYSLALIAPAFYQFYLQQFDGLMPAHLAPAVLIALAGALISLGGFLGPETKDVDMADDDTIPALS, from the coding sequence ATGTCCACACCGCCCCCCGCTGCGGACCCTCGAGAAGCGGCGCTCGCCAGTCCCGGCCCGGCGCACGGGCCCGACAGCGCCAAAGTGCGCGCCGCCGTGCGCGGCGGGACCCTCGCCTACTTCGTCGACCAGTTCGACATCTACCTGCCCATCGTGGTGCTGGCACCGGCGACCGCCTACTTCCAGTCGGCGAACCTGAGCGCGGGAACCGTGGCGCTGCTGTCCTCACTGGTGTTCGCCTCCACGCTGATCGGCCGCCCGCTCGGCGCGGTGATCTTCGGGCATTTCGCCGACACCGTGGGGCGCAAGCGCACCACCCTCGTCGCGGTCGGCGGTTTCGGTTTCCTCACGCTGGCCACCGCATGCCTGCCGGGCCACGAAACGATCGGGATGTGGTCGGTCGGGCTGCTGATCGCGCTGCGGTTCGTCGACGGGATCTTCCTCGGCGGCGAGTACACCACCGCGGTGCCGCTGGCGATGGAGTGGAGCCCGCGGCACAAACGCGGCCTCTACGCCTCGGTGATCACCTCGACCTCGCCAGCCGCCTACGCGGTGATCGCGGCCATCACGCTGCTGTTGCTGCAGCTGCTGCCGTCGCAGGGCCTGCACAGCGCCTACGTGCAGTGGGGCTGGCGCATCCCGTTCGTGGTCGGCGCACTGCTGGCGGCGGTGCTGTTCCGCTACTACCTCAAGCAGGTGCACGAACCCCCGGCGGCGGCCAACGGCGAACGGCACAAGCTGCCGCTGCTCCGCCTGCTCACCCGGTACCCGCGTGCGCTGGCCCAGGTGTTCGTGCTGATGACCGGCACCTGGCTGGCGACCAACATGGAAGCCGCCGTGACGCCCGCGCAGCTCAAGGAACACCTGATGCTGTCGAGCAAGGAAGTCACGCTGACGATGCTGGTGGTCAACGCGTCGGCGGCGCTGTGCTACCCCCTTTTCGGCCTGCTGTCGCAGCGGATCGGGCGGCGCCGGTTCTACATCGGCTACGGCCTCGCGGTCATCGTCGTCGGCGCCGGGTCCTACACCCTGCTGATGACCTCCGACGGCGGTCTCGGCACCGCGCTCGGCTGGGGCGCGATGATCGGGATCTTCACCGTCGGCACGTTCGGCCCGATCGCGGCCTACCTCACCGAGCGGTTCCCGGCGAGCATCCGGTCCACCGCCTACGGCGTCGGATACAGCCTCGCGCTCATCGCGCCCGCGTTCTACCAGTTCTACCTGCAGCAGTTCGACGGCCTGATGCCCGCGCACCTGGCACCGGCGGTGCTCATCGCCCTCGCCGGCGCGCTGATCAGTCTCGGCGGGTTCCTCGGCCCGGAGACGAAGGACGTCGACATGGCCGACGACGACACGATCCCGGCGTTGTCCTGA
- a CDS encoding TetR/AcrR family transcriptional regulator: protein MPVQQRKERERAERERLILATARELAEQQGWEAVTTRRLAERIEYSQPVLYSHFRGKREIIGAVALVGAAEMAAALRAAASAGNGPRARVTALARAYLDFATRNPAVYDAMFQLDGGLAFARADTPEPLKDAFNALLECLGEVAGEGIDPGLFAEVFWAALHGLATLTRAGRLPPEDAERRRELLVDRLAVL, encoded by the coding sequence ATGCCGGTACAGCAACGCAAGGAGCGTGAACGGGCGGAGCGCGAACGGCTCATCTTGGCCACGGCGCGCGAACTCGCCGAACAGCAGGGCTGGGAGGCGGTCACCACCCGGCGGCTCGCCGAGCGCATCGAATACAGCCAGCCCGTCCTCTACAGCCACTTCCGCGGAAAGCGCGAGATCATCGGCGCCGTCGCCCTCGTCGGCGCCGCCGAGATGGCCGCGGCGCTGCGGGCCGCGGCCTCGGCGGGGAACGGCCCACGCGCGCGGGTCACCGCGCTCGCCCGCGCGTACCTGGATTTCGCCACGCGCAACCCGGCGGTCTACGACGCCATGTTCCAGCTCGACGGTGGCCTCGCGTTCGCGCGGGCGGATACGCCGGAGCCGCTGAAAGACGCCTTCAACGCCCTGCTGGAGTGCCTCGGCGAGGTCGCGGGGGAGGGCATCGACCCGGGACTGTTCGCCGAGGTGTTCTGGGCGGCCCTGCACGGGCTGGCGACCCTGACCAGGGCGGGACGGCTGCCGCCGGAGGACGCCGAGCGGAGGAGGGAGCTGCTGGTGGACCGGCTGGCCGTGCTCTGA
- a CDS encoding MFS transporter, which produces MTSNQSPHAAAAAPVSGGSTPDARQLRAILIAVSIALMAVIASVSGLSVAQTHLAVEWGVPQTTVLWIINVYTLALAALLLPLGAIGDRLGRKPVLVAGLIVFGAASVAAGLAPSAAVMIAARVAAGVSAAMIMPVTLAVITSTFPEEKRGQAIGVWTGVAGGGGVLGMFLSALLVDVADWRWLFALPVALAVAALAMTLKSVPDSRERSAHTFDSVGAVLSALAAIGLIFALQEGPERGWTDPGSLISLAVGVAAAIAFVAWELHRRDASLLDVRLFRERGLAGGSVTLLVVFGVQAGVAVVLYPFFQAVLGWSGLASTVALMPMALTMMAASGLAPKIAAKTGARSTMTVGIALSALGLALMALFVSVDGGYLSIVGGMVAMGLGMGLAMTPSTEAITGSLPRAKQGVASALNDGTREFGTALGVAMLGGLVASGYRGAIDDELGGVPRAAADIAREGIANAVEVAPGTGAHAQGLIDTARQSFVEGWQQAMWAGVAVMGVLLVYVALRGPKGTRPAITDEAEPTDTVALR; this is translated from the coding sequence ATGACCAGCAACCAGTCTCCCCACGCGGCGGCGGCCGCGCCCGTGAGCGGCGGGAGCACACCGGATGCGCGTCAGCTGCGCGCGATCCTGATCGCCGTCTCGATCGCGCTGATGGCCGTGATCGCCTCGGTGTCCGGCCTGAGCGTCGCCCAGACCCACCTGGCGGTCGAATGGGGCGTCCCGCAGACCACCGTCCTGTGGATCATCAACGTCTACACCCTGGCCCTGGCCGCCCTGCTGCTGCCGCTCGGGGCGATCGGTGACCGGCTGGGCCGCAAGCCCGTGCTGGTCGCCGGGCTGATCGTCTTCGGCGCGGCCAGTGTGGCCGCCGGGCTCGCCCCGTCGGCCGCGGTGATGATCGCCGCCCGGGTGGCCGCGGGGGTCAGCGCCGCGATGATCATGCCGGTCACGCTGGCCGTCATCACCTCCACCTTCCCGGAGGAGAAGCGGGGCCAGGCGATCGGGGTGTGGACCGGCGTCGCCGGGGGCGGCGGCGTCCTGGGCATGTTCCTCTCCGCGCTCCTGGTGGACGTCGCGGACTGGCGGTGGCTGTTCGCGCTGCCCGTGGCGCTGGCCGTCGCCGCGCTCGCGATGACCCTGAAATCGGTGCCGGACTCCCGCGAACGTTCCGCCCACACCTTCGACTCCGTCGGCGCGGTGCTGTCCGCCCTCGCCGCGATCGGACTGATCTTCGCCCTGCAGGAAGGCCCCGAGCGCGGCTGGACCGACCCCGGTTCGCTGATCAGCCTGGCCGTCGGCGTCGCCGCCGCCATCGCCTTCGTGGCATGGGAGCTGCACCGCCGCGACGCGTCCCTGCTGGACGTGCGCCTCTTCCGTGAGCGCGGCCTGGCCGGCGGCTCCGTCACGCTGCTCGTCGTCTTCGGCGTGCAGGCCGGTGTCGCCGTCGTGCTCTACCCGTTCTTCCAGGCCGTGCTGGGCTGGTCGGGCCTGGCCTCCACCGTGGCGTTGATGCCGATGGCCCTCACGATGATGGCGGCGTCCGGGCTGGCGCCCAAGATCGCGGCCAAGACCGGCGCCCGCTCCACCATGACCGTGGGCATCGCCCTGTCCGCACTCGGCCTGGCACTGATGGCGCTGTTCGTCTCCGTCGACGGCGGCTACCTGTCCATCGTCGGCGGCATGGTCGCGATGGGCCTCGGCATGGGCCTGGCGATGACGCCCTCCACCGAGGCCATCACCGGCTCACTGCCCCGCGCCAAGCAGGGGGTCGCCTCCGCTCTCAACGACGGCACCCGCGAATTCGGCACCGCGCTGGGCGTCGCGATGCTCGGCGGGCTCGTGGCCAGCGGCTACCGCGGCGCCATCGACGACGAGCTCGGCGGCGTCCCCCGGGCCGCCGCGGACATCGCCCGCGAAGGCATCGCCAATGCCGTCGAAGTGGCCCCGGGCACGGGCGCGCACGCACAGGGCCTGATCGACACGGCGCGGCAGTCCTTCGTCGAGGGCTGGCAGCAGGCCATGTGGGCGGGCGTGGCCGTCATGGGCGTGCTGCTCGTCTACGTCGCTCTTCGCGGCCCGAAGGGCACGCGCCCCGCCATCACCGACGAGGCGGAACCCACGGACACCGTCGCCCTCCGGTGA
- a CDS encoding helix-turn-helix domain-containing protein — translation MTQEDGALDSLVRKRIRALRVAQGWSLEELAGRANLSQSSLSRIENGQRRLALDQLVTLARALDTTLDQLVENVADDVVVSPVIDATHGLMRWPIKGDPGMSVMRQRMTEPPPANPARMRAHPGREWLVVLSGTAILMLGHRRFRMEANQAAEFPTMVPHAIGAEGGPCEIMGIFDRDARRGHQRDAGEAEGTQGSGE, via the coding sequence ATGACGCAAGAAGATGGGGCGCTGGACAGCCTCGTACGCAAACGGATCCGCGCACTGCGGGTCGCGCAGGGCTGGTCACTGGAAGAACTGGCCGGCCGCGCCAACCTCAGCCAGTCCTCACTGAGCCGCATCGAGAACGGACAGCGCCGCCTCGCCCTGGACCAGCTCGTCACTCTCGCCCGCGCGCTGGACACGACCCTGGACCAGCTCGTGGAGAACGTGGCCGACGACGTCGTCGTCAGCCCGGTGATCGACGCCACCCACGGCCTGATGCGCTGGCCCATCAAGGGCGACCCCGGTATGAGCGTCATGCGTCAGCGCATGACCGAACCGCCGCCCGCCAACCCGGCCCGGATGCGTGCCCACCCCGGCCGCGAATGGCTGGTCGTGCTGTCCGGCACCGCGATCCTGATGCTGGGCCACCGCCGGTTCCGGATGGAGGCCAACCAGGCCGCCGAGTTCCCGACCATGGTTCCGCACGCGATCGGCGCCGAGGGCGGCCCGTGCGAGATCATGGGCATCTTCGACCGGGACGCCCGCCGCGGCCACCAGCGCGACGCGGGCGAGGCCGAGGGCACGCAGGGTTCCGGCGAGTGA